In a genomic window of Hippoglossus stenolepis isolate QCI-W04-F060 chromosome 15, HSTE1.2, whole genome shotgun sequence:
- the serpinh1a gene encoding serpin H1a, giving the protein MAEPNKCYIRWLINLATLLCLAPSAAAATAASADKVLSNHATILADNSATLAFSLYQNMAKEKNMENILISPVVVASSLGLVALGGKASTASQVKKILNAAKVKDEQLHSGLAELLTEVSDPKTRNVTWKISNRLYGPNSVKFVDEFVKSSKKHYNCDHSKINFKDKKSAVNSINEWAAKSTDGKLPEVTKDLEKTDGAMIINAMFFKPHWDEQFHHKMVDNRGFMVSRSLTVSVQMMHRTGIYGFYDDSTNKLSILSMPLAHKKSSVVFIMPYNVQPLESLEKILTKKQLETWMGKLQQTAVAVSLPKVSMEVSHNLQKHLGKLGLTEAVDKSKADFSNISGKKDLYLSSMFHASAMEWDTEGNEIDTSVFGTDKLKNPKLFYADHPFIFLVKDQKTNSILFIGRMVRPKGEKMRDEL; this is encoded by the exons ATGGCAGAACCTAATAAG TGTTACATCAGGTGGCTGATAAACCTGGCAACCCTGCTCTGCCTGGCCCCTTCAGCCGCAGCTGCCACCGCCGCATCAGCAGACAAGGTCCTCAGCAACCATGCCACCATCCTGGCTGACAACAGTGCCACCCTGGCCTTCAGTCTCTACCAAAACATGGCCAAGGagaaaaacatggaaaacatcCTGATCTCCCCCGTAGTGGTAGCCTCCTCTCTGGGCCTGGTGGCTCTCGGTGGAAAGGCCTCCACCGCCTCGCaggtaaaaaaaattctgaatgCAGCTAAAGTTAAAGACGAGCAGCTTCACTCCGGCCTGGCAGAGCTGCTGACCGAGGTCAGTGACCCCAAGACCCGAAACGTCACCTGGAAGATCAGCAACCGTCTGTACGGACCCAACTCTGTCAAATTCGTGGATGAGTTTGTCAAGAGCAGCAAGAAACACTACAACTGTGACCACTCCAAGATAAACTTCAAAGATAAGAAGAGTGCTGTGAACTCCATCAACGAGTGGGCGGCCAAGTCTACTGACGGCAAACTGCCTGAGGTCACCAAGGATTTGGAGAAGACTGATGGAGCGATGATCATCAATGCCATGTTTTTCAAAC CTCACTGGGACGAGCAGTTCCATCATAAGATGGTGGACAACCGTGGATTCATGGTGTCCCGCAGCTTGACGGTTTCAGTGCAGATGATGCACCGCACAG GTATCTATGGCTTCTATGATGACAGCACTAACAAGCTGTCCATCCTGAGCATGCCTCTGGCTCATAAGAAGTCCAGTGTGGTGTTCATCATGCCCTACAATGTGCAGCCCCTGGAGAGTCTGGAGAAGATTCTGACCAAGAAGCAGCTGGAGACGTGGATGGGCAAACTGCAGCAGACAGCAGTAGCTGTGTCTCTGCCCAAAGTCAGCATGGAAGTCAGTCACAACCTGCAG AAACACCTCGGGAAGCTGGGCCTGACAGAGGCTGTGGACAAATCCAAAGCAGACTTCTCCAACATTTCTGGGAAAAAGGACCTCTACCTGTCAAGCATGTTCCATGCCTCTGCCATGGAGTGGGACACTGAAGGGAACGAAATTGACACCAGCGTCTTCGGCACGGACAAGCTGAAAAACCCAAAACTCTTCTACGCCGACCACCCCTTCATCTTCCTGGTGAAGGACCAGAAGACAAACTCCATCCTGTTCATTGGCAGGATGGTCAGGCCAAAGGGTGAAAAGATGAGAGATGAGTTGTGA
- the acer3 gene encoding alkaline ceramidase 3, with translation MAPSIDRQGYWGRPTSTLDWCEENYVVSFYMAEFWNTVSNLIMILPPICGAIQTYRDGLEFRYICSFLGLAAVGVGSWCFHMTLLYEMQLLDELPMIYSTCVFVYCLYECFKEENRISLLPIALLIIFSVSVTVVYLQWKEPVFHQVMYGALVACLVMRSIFIVTWVYPWLRPLCYTSLGIFLLGFLLWNIDNIFCDSLRASRKTLPPGVGVVTQFHAWWHIFTGLGSYLHILLSLQFRSTYLQHRPKVTFLCGVWPTLHIEPQKMS, from the exons ATGGCTCCCTCGATAGACAGGCAGGGATACTGGGGCCGGCCGACATCAACGCTGGACTGGTGCGAGGAAAACTATGTCGTGTCTTTCTACATGGCGGAATTCT GGAATACTGTTAGCAACCTGATTATGATCCTTCCTCCCATCTGCGGGGCCATCCAGACGTATCGTGACGGCCTCGAGTTCCGCTACATCTGCTCTTTCCTCGGACTCGCAG CTGTTGGTGTTGGGTCCTGGTGCTTCCACATGACGCTGCTGTATGAGATGCAG CTACTGGACGAGTTGCCAATGATTTACAGCACTTGTGTCTTTGTCTACTGTCT atatgAGTGcttcaaagaagaaaacagaattaGTTTATTACCTATTGCACTATTAATAATCTTCAGCGTGTCAGTGACTGTG GTTTACCTACAGTGGAAGGAGCCAGTGTTTCACCAG GTCATGTATGGAGCTCTAGTAGCTTGTCTAGTGATGCGCTCCATCTTCATTGTTACGTG GGTGTACCCCTGGCTCAGACCGCTGTGTTACACCTCCTTAGGTATCTTCCTGTTAGGATTCCTACTGTGGAACATTGACAATATCTTCTGTGACTCATTAAG AGCCAGCAGAAAaacactgccccctggtgtTGGAGTAGTAACACAGTTCCATGCCTGGTGGCACATCTTCACAGGCCTGGGATCCTACCTGCACATACTTCTCAG CCTGCAGTTCAGGTCAACCTACCTCCAGCACAGACCAAAAGTAACG ttcctgtgtggagtttggCCCACGTTGCACATTGAACCACAGAAGATGAGCTGA